One genomic segment of Brevibacillus laterosporus LMG 15441 includes these proteins:
- a CDS encoding group-specific protein translates to MIKVEIDEIEVRRMYLEKLKEKMKEVESELVFWDSKELMRRTCMCWNTIQDKFFFDPRFPKFKVGGKWYFPTKETREFLIEWLYEQPRY, encoded by the coding sequence ATGATTAAGGTAGAAATTGATGAGATTGAAGTTAGAAGAATGTATCTGGAGAAGTTGAAGGAGAAGATGAAGGAAGTTGAGTCTGAATTAGTTTTTTGGGATTCAAAGGAGTTAATGCGGAGAACTTGCATGTGTTGGAACACAATACAGGATAAATTTTTCTTCGATCCAAGGTTTCCTAAATTCAAAGTAGGAGGTAAGTGGTATTTTCCAACTAAGGAGACAAGAGAGTTTCTTATTGAATGGCTATATGAACAGCCTAGATATTAA
- a CDS encoding helix-turn-helix domain-containing protein — protein MQTIEEMPQILTAQHIASYLHISVRRSYELMELKGFPLIRLGRSKRVTKEGFIRWLEDQQQDRCLKTDKQSYS, from the coding sequence ATGCAAACAATTGAAGAAATGCCTCAGATTCTAACCGCCCAGCACATCGCGTCATATCTACACATATCTGTTCGTAGATCCTATGAATTAATGGAGTTAAAAGGTTTCCCATTGATTCGGCTGGGAAGAAGCAAAAGGGTTACTAAAGAAGGATTTATCCGCTGGCTTGAAGATCAGCAACAGGATAGGTGTTTGAAAACAGACAAGCAGAGTTATTCATAA
- a CDS encoding Rha family transcriptional regulator, which yields MNQLVFIQHNRVVTDSLTIAEVFNKEHKNVMRDIENQIEKLTEAGEQEWGLLNFELTQYQHPQNKQMYSKYDLTEDAFAIVAMSYVTPEAMKMKVRFLEEFKRMREQLQETDKPKTHLEILQASISQLVDQERRLAAVEARQEHITEVLSLNPTEWRKKVNSLINKMAKKLGGFGSYSDIRNEIFQRLEERSKCKLSIRTTNIQKRMALEGVSKSKIDKVNALDAIAEDARLTEIYLAIVKEMAIHYKVGMVSETDKQIAN from the coding sequence ATGAACCAATTAGTTTTCATTCAGCACAATCGGGTAGTTACGGATAGCTTAACAATTGCTGAGGTTTTCAATAAGGAGCATAAAAATGTAATGCGTGATATTGAAAATCAAATTGAGAAGTTAACAGAAGCGGGAGAACAAGAATGGGGTCTGCTCAACTTTGAGCTTACCCAATACCAGCACCCACAGAACAAGCAAATGTACTCCAAGTACGATTTAACAGAAGATGCTTTCGCAATTGTGGCAATGAGCTATGTAACACCTGAAGCCATGAAAATGAAGGTTAGATTTCTAGAAGAGTTTAAGCGGATGCGTGAGCAACTTCAGGAAACTGACAAGCCAAAAACACACCTCGAAATCCTACAAGCCTCTATATCGCAATTGGTTGATCAAGAGAGGCGTCTAGCAGCTGTGGAAGCCAGACAAGAGCATATTACAGAGGTTCTCAGCCTGAACCCAACAGAGTGGCGAAAGAAGGTCAATTCACTCATTAACAAAATGGCAAAAAAACTAGGCGGTTTTGGATCTTACTCTGATATTCGGAACGAGATTTTTCAAAGGTTAGAGGAACGATCAAAATGTAAGCTCTCTATTCGTACAACCAATATACAGAAAAGAATGGCTTTAGAAGGTGTATCAAAATCAAAAATTGATAAGGTAAACGCTTTGGATGCGATCGCTGAAGATGCGCGCTTAACCGAAATTTATCTAGCAATTGTAAAAGAAATGGCTATTCACTACAAAGTGGGAATGGTCTCAGAAACGGACAAGCAAATTGCGAATTAA
- a CDS encoding helix-turn-helix transcriptional regulator has translation MKNKIRCLRKSEDFNISQEDLAKELGVHRDTITRVENGRNPSGELMLKISHYFNKDAREIFYCE, from the coding sequence ATGAAAAATAAAATTAGGTGTTTACGAAAGTCTGAGGATTTTAATATTTCTCAAGAAGACCTTGCAAAGGAACTTGGTGTCCACAGAGATACGATCACAAGAGTAGAAAACGGAAGAAATCCCTCTGGTGAATTAATGCTTAAAATCTCCCACTATTTTAATAAAGATGCTAGGGAGATTTTTTATTGCGAATGA
- a CDS encoding helix-turn-helix domain-containing protein: MNNLLGDTLQKLRKEKKLSLRAVGEITGLSYGYVRDIEIGINRKTDSPMIPTPDTLRKFAQAYDYPYQDLMRIAGHLEDASGHLILDDPNISDENKELFRKILDLPPDQYDLVKNIINNFKNEIK, encoded by the coding sequence ATGAATAATTTATTGGGCGATACCCTTCAAAAATTAAGGAAAGAGAAAAAGCTATCTTTGCGAGCTGTTGGCGAAATAACAGGTTTGAGTTATGGATATGTTAGAGATATTGAAATTGGGATAAATAGAAAAACCGATTCGCCAATGATACCAACGCCTGATACACTAAGAAAGTTTGCACAAGCATATGATTATCCTTATCAGGATCTTATGAGAATTGCTGGACATCTCGAAGATGCTTCTGGTCATCTTATTTTAGACGATCCAAACATCTCGGATGAAAACAAAGAATTATTCAGAAAAATATTAGACTTACCACCTGATCAATATGATTTAGTAAAAAACATCATCAATAATTTTAAGAACGAAATAAAATGA
- a CDS encoding helix-turn-helix domain-containing protein: MNSSTLGQLIHTYRKKCGKSIADLKKETNISEKVLRRLESDLTNQPKLETIEKVAKSLVIPFTEVVEKVVPIQKNQERVREILFRILPEASENLLSDIVHQYVTVGQDIKKGLIDVFNIAKETNSISSAEKLYSVLGKHAMSYQECGIMASCMFYEYMIARDRDISKSYYLGKRLIEVSNFLNDDQKIEAYYKVGVHALILKKPYESNEFLGKIVLDNTIKDTIFKEKAYHAFYNNLIDIGDIDRADKYLEEYALKYDKYESNYYKIDKAIIYARRNNIDKAITLLEKYLENYEFHHNTIVVINELMQLYIKSNRIHEARKMYCFEELVVKILERKNLKGPFNDLYYGLYLRIKGRVEFLLGEVKSSVKALLGSMRIFAKLGLRQEFLESMELLYKLNATQVTGLYTSGKSMIDIDSQLVISDLLNMVIQKGKRGL; the protein is encoded by the coding sequence GTGAACAGTAGTACCTTAGGTCAATTAATTCATACTTACCGTAAGAAATGCGGTAAGTCTATAGCAGATTTAAAAAAAGAAACAAACATCTCAGAGAAGGTATTACGCAGGTTGGAAAGTGATCTGACGAACCAGCCTAAACTTGAAACGATAGAAAAGGTAGCGAAATCATTAGTTATTCCTTTTACTGAAGTTGTTGAAAAGGTTGTACCAATTCAAAAAAATCAAGAGAGGGTAAGAGAGATATTATTTCGAATCTTACCTGAGGCATCTGAGAACCTTTTATCAGATATAGTTCATCAATATGTGACTGTCGGGCAGGATATAAAGAAAGGATTAATTGACGTTTTTAATATTGCGAAGGAAACCAATTCTATTAGTAGCGCTGAAAAATTATATTCGGTCTTAGGGAAACATGCAATGAGTTATCAGGAATGTGGTATCATGGCTTCCTGCATGTTTTATGAGTATATGATAGCTCGTGATCGAGATATATCTAAAAGCTATTATCTAGGAAAGAGGTTAATTGAAGTTTCGAATTTCTTAAACGATGATCAAAAAATAGAAGCCTACTATAAAGTTGGGGTACATGCTTTAATCCTGAAAAAACCCTATGAAAGCAATGAGTTTCTAGGGAAAATAGTATTGGATAACACAATTAAAGATACTATTTTTAAGGAAAAAGCTTATCACGCTTTTTACAACAATTTAATTGATATTGGGGATATTGATAGAGCTGATAAATATTTAGAAGAATACGCTTTAAAATATGATAAATATGAAAGTAACTATTACAAAATAGATAAAGCAATTATTTATGCTAGAAGAAATAATATAGATAAGGCAATAACATTACTAGAAAAATATTTAGAGAATTATGAGTTTCATCACAATACAATTGTTGTTATTAATGAGTTAATGCAACTTTATATTAAAAGTAATAGAATACACGAGGCTAGAAAAATGTATTGCTTTGAAGAGTTGGTCGTTAAAATTTTAGAGAGGAAGAACCTTAAAGGACCTTTTAACGATCTGTATTATGGTTTATACTTACGTATTAAGGGGAGGGTGGAGTTTTTACTAGGTGAAGTTAAAAGTTCCGTAAAAGCTCTCCTGGGGAGTATGCGTATTTTTGCAAAATTAGGTTTGCGACAAGAGTTTTTAGAGAGTATGGAATTGTTGTATAAACTTAATGCAACTCAAGTTACAGGCTTGTATACTTCTGGCAAAAGTATGATAGATATTGATTCTCAACTCGTTATTTCAGATTTATTAAATATGGTAATCCAAAAAGGAAAGAGAGGTTTGTAG
- a CDS encoding putative holin-like toxin, with product MEGGEAMTVFQALTLMISFATLVVLILSFHKKK from the coding sequence ATGGAAGGGGGTGAAGCTATGACGGTATTTCAAGCATTGACACTCATGATTTCTTTTGCAACTTTGGTCGTGTTAATACTGTCTTTCCATAAAAAGAAGTAG
- a CDS encoding helix-turn-helix domain-containing protein yields the protein MPFTFKPLWKLLIDRDMKRVDLRDAIHLSPSTLAKMGKDEYVALEVLDKICTHLDCKIEDIMEHVPDKSE from the coding sequence TTGCCATTTACTTTCAAACCTCTTTGGAAATTACTAATTGATAGGGATATGAAACGTGTTGATCTTAGAGATGCTATACACTTATCACCATCTACACTCGCAAAGATGGGCAAGGACGAGTATGTAGCACTAGAAGTACTTGATAAAATCTGTACTCATTTGGATTGCAAGATCGAGGATATTATGGAGCATGTTCCAGACAAAAGTGAATAG
- a CDS encoding site-specific integrase, producing the protein MKGHFSKRGSRWSFSVDIGPDPTTGKRKQKTVSGFKTKKEAEKACAELITQIENGSYVNESKITFGEFILDWLDTVAKPTLRATTLAGYTSAIKSRLIPTFGMYKLLDIKPVQVMRYYSKLLSENVSEEYVNYLHSILTNSFNTAVKWGVIKNNILSQVDAPSRKRKQMKVWTLEEANLFLKAVKKDKPHYYMLYLLAIYTGMRRGEILALKWKDCLLDQGKISVNKSLTYIPGQGIISQETKTGRSNRVISIPQSIINELINHKNLQQEDKKLFGEGYQDNDYIIAKKDGTPLNPQYVHNHFKRFIQSLEIPDIRFHDLRHTHASIMLKIGEHPKIVSERLGHSSIQMTLNVYSHVTFDMQQESAARFDQAMSNARKL; encoded by the coding sequence TTGAAGGGACATTTCAGTAAAAGAGGATCAAGATGGTCGTTTAGTGTTGATATAGGTCCTGATCCTACTACCGGAAAAAGAAAACAAAAAACTGTAAGTGGTTTTAAGACAAAAAAAGAGGCTGAAAAAGCTTGTGCTGAACTAATTACGCAAATTGAAAATGGATCATACGTGAATGAAAGTAAAATTACATTTGGAGAATTTATCTTAGACTGGTTAGATACAGTGGCCAAGCCAACATTAAGAGCAACAACTTTGGCTGGTTATACAAGCGCCATAAAATCAAGACTTATACCAACTTTCGGAATGTATAAGTTGTTAGATATTAAACCAGTACAAGTAATGAGATATTACTCAAAGTTATTATCAGAAAATGTATCAGAAGAATACGTAAATTATTTACACAGTATCCTTACAAATTCCTTTAATACAGCTGTTAAATGGGGAGTCATAAAGAATAATATACTTTCACAAGTTGATGCACCTAGTCGTAAACGTAAACAAATGAAAGTATGGACGTTGGAGGAAGCTAATCTGTTTTTGAAGGCAGTTAAAAAAGACAAACCGCATTACTACATGCTGTACCTACTTGCTATTTATACAGGAATGAGAAGAGGTGAGATACTTGCACTAAAATGGAAAGATTGTTTATTAGATCAGGGGAAAATAAGTGTAAATAAATCTTTAACTTATATCCCGGGGCAAGGTATTATCAGTCAGGAGACAAAAACGGGAAGATCAAACCGGGTGATATCTATTCCACAATCCATTATTAACGAACTAATAAACCATAAAAATCTTCAGCAAGAAGATAAAAAACTGTTCGGAGAAGGCTATCAAGATAATGACTACATCATTGCAAAAAAGGATGGAACACCACTTAATCCTCAATATGTTCACAATCATTTTAAAAGGTTTATTCAATCTCTAGAAATTCCTGATATTCGATTTCATGACCTGAGACATACTCACGCCTCAATTATGTTAAAAATAGGGGAACACCCCAAAATAGTTTCAGAACGATTGGGGCATTCCAGTATTCAGATGACATTAAATGTATACAGTCATGTTACTTTTGATATGCAACAGGAATCTGCAGCACGATTTGATCAAGCTATGTCCAACGCAAGGAAACTTTAA